One genomic segment of Brassica napus cultivar Da-Ae chromosome A3, Da-Ae, whole genome shotgun sequence includes these proteins:
- the LOC125595124 gene encoding putative RNA-binding protein Luc7-like 1 isoform X1, translating to MSETASEQGMVDEAQKVLEEAEALKKLTPRQEPAVDPTKYTAADVRITDQKLRLCDICGAFLSIYDRLSFFTIKQIKGEEQRARIK from the exons ATGTCAGAAACAGCCA GCGAACAAGGAATGGTTGACGAGGCGCAAAAAGTACTAGAAGAGGCTGAAGCTCTCAAGAag CTTACTCCTAGACAAGAACCTGCAGTGGATCCGACCAAGTACACTGCTGCTGATGTGCGCATT ACAGACCAGAAGCTGCGTCTGTGTGACATATGCGGAGCATTCTTGAGCATCTATGACAGGTTAAGTTTCTTTACTATAAAACAGATCAAAGGAGAGGAGCAGAGAGCGAGAATCAAGTAA
- the LOC125595032 gene encoding cellulose synthase A catalytic subunit 7 [UDP-forming] isoform X1, translating to MEASAGLVAGSHNRNELVVIHNHEEPKPLKNLDGQVCEICGDQIGLTVEGDLFVACNECGFPACRPCYEYERREGSQNCPQCKTRYKRLRGSPRVEGDEDEEDIDDIEDEFNIDDGQDKQKHSAESMLYGKMSYGRGPEDDENGRFPPVIAGGHSRHVSGEFPVGGGYVNGEHGLHKRVHPYASSEAGSERWDDKKEGGWRERMDDWKLQQGNLGGPEPDDDPEMGLIDEARQPLSRKVPIASSKINPYRMVIVARLVILAVFLRYRLLNPVHDALGLWLTSVICEIWFAVSWILDQFPKWFPIDRETYLDRLSLRYEREGEPNMLAPVDVFVSTVDPMKEPPLVTSNTVLSILAMDYPVEKISCYVSDDGASMLTFDSLAETAEFARKWVPFCKKFSIEPRAPEMYFTLKIDYLKDKVQPTFVKERRAMKREYEEFKVRINALVAKASKAPIEGWIMPDGTPWPGNNTKDHPGMIQVFLGSNGGFDVEGNELPRLVYVSREKRPGFQHHKKAGAMNALVRVAGVLTNAPFMLNLDCDHYVNNSKAVREAMCFLMDPQIGKKVCYVQFPQRFDGIDRHDRYANRNTVFFDINMKGLDGIQGPVYVGTGCVFKRQALYGYEPPKGPKRPKMISCGCCPCFGRRRKSKHESNGDIASLGGAEGDKEHLMSEMNFEKKFGQSSIFVTSTLMEDGGVPPSSSPAVLLKEAIHVISCGYEDKTEWGTELGWIYGSITEDILTGFKMHCRGWRSIYCMPKRAAFKGSAPINLSDRLNQVLRWALGSVEIFFSRHSPLWYGYKGGKLKWLERFAYANTTIYPFTSIPLLAYCILPAICLLTDKFIMPPISTFASLFFIALFGSIIATGILELRWSGVSIEEWWRNEQFWVIGGISAHLFAVVQGLLKILAGIDTNFTVTSKATDDDDFGELYAFKWTTLLIPPTTVLIINIVGVVAGISDAINNGYQSWGPLFGKLFFSFWVIVHLYPFLKGLMGRQNRTPTIVVIWSILLASIFSLLWVRIDPFVMKTKGPDTSMCGINC from the exons ATGGAAGCCAGCGCCGGTCTTGTCGCCGGTTCACATAACCGTAACGAGCTTGTCGTCATTCACAACCACGAAGAG CCGAAGCCTCTAAAGAATCTAGACGGACAAGTGTGTGAGATATGCGGAGACCAGATTGGTCTGACAGTTGAAGGAGACCTGTTCGTAGCTTGCAATGAGTGTGGTTTTCCAGCGTGCAGGCCTTGCTACGAGTACGAGAGAAGAGAAGGGTCACAGAACTGTCCTCAGTGCAAGACTCGTTACAAGCGTCTCAGAG GAAGTCCGAGAGTTGAAGGGGATGAGGATGAAGAGGATATTGATGATATTGAGGACGAGTTTAACATCGATGATGGGCAAGACAAGCAGAAGCATTCTGCTGAGTCCATGCTTTATGGGAAGATGAGCTATGGAAGAGGCCCTGAGGATGATGAGAACGGGAGATTCCCACCTGTTATAGCTGGTGGCCATAGTAGACAT GTAAGTGGAGAATTTCCAGTTGGAGGAGGGTATGTGAATGGAGAACATGGGCTTCATAAGCGTGTCCATccatatgcatcatctgaagctG GGAGCGAGAGATGGGATGACAAGAAGGAGGGAGGATGGCGGGAAAGAATGGATGACTGGAAGCTCCAGCAAGGAAATCTTGGAGGACCAGAACCAGATGATGATCCTGAGATGGGACT GATCGACGAGGCGCGGCAGCCACTCTCCCGGAAAGTTCCCATTGCCTCAAGCAAGATCAATCCATACCGGATGGTCATCGTCGCTAGGCTTGTCATTCTAGCAGTTTTCCTACGGTATAGGCTCTTGAACCCCGTGCACGATGCTCTGGGGTTATGGCTGACCTCTGTGATCTGTGAAATCTGGTTCGCTGTCTCTTGGATTCTTGATCAGTTTCCCAAGTGGTTCCCCATTGATCGTGAGACCTATCTAGACCGTCTCTCCCTCAG ATACGAGAGAGAAGGTGAACCAAACATGCTTGCCCCTGTGGATGTCTTTGTTAGTACGGTGGACCCGATGAAGGAGCCTCCCCTCGTCACATCCAACACCGTGCTGTCAATCTTGGCCATGGACTACCCAGTTGAGAAAATCTCTTGCTACGTATCTGACGATGGTGCTTCCATGCTCACATTCGACTCTCTAGCAGAAACTGCTGAGTTTGCAAGAAAATGGGTTCCCTTCTGTAAGAAATTTTCCATAGAGCCAAGGGCACCGGAGATGTACTTCACGTTGAAGATTGATTATCTTAAGGATAAAGTCCAGCCAACATTCGTTAAGGAACGCCGAGCCATGAAG AGAGAGTATGAGGAGTTCAAGGTGAGGATCAATGCTCTCGTGGCGAAAGCCTCAAAGGCTCCTATAGAAGGTTGGATCATGCCGGACGGAACGCCATGGCCAGGGAATAACACGAAGGACCATCCAGGTATGATCCAAGTCTTCCTCGGCAGCAACGGAGGATTTGATGTGGAAGGAAACGAGCTCCCACGGCTTGTGTACGTGTCACGTGAGAAGCGGCCTGGTTTTCAGCACCACAAGAAAGCTGGTGCCATGAACGCTCTGGTTAGAGTAGCAGGTGTACTCACAAATGCTCCATTCATGCTGAACTTGGACTGTGATCACTATGTTAACAACAGCAAGGCCGTGAGGGAAGCAATGTGCTTTTTGATGGATCCTCAGATTGGAAAGAAGGTCTGCTATGTTCAATTCCCTCAGAGGTTCGATGGTATTGACAGGCACGATCGTTACGCCAACAGAAACACAGTCTTCTTTGAT ATCAATATGAAAGGTCTAGATGGAATCCAAGGTCCAGTTTACGTCGGTACTGGGTGTGTTTTCAAACGACAAGCTCTGTATGGTTATGAACCACCAAAGGGTCCTAAACGTCCCAAGATGATAAGCTGTGGTTGTTGTCCTTGTTTTGGGCGCCGGAGAAAGTCCAAGCATGAGTCGAATGGCGACATAGCATCCCTTGGAG GAGCTGAAGGTGACAAGGAGCATCTGATGTCTGAGATGAACTTTGAGAAAAAGTTTGGGCAATCATCTATCTTTGTAACCTCAACTTTGATGGAAGACGGTGGTGTTCCTCCGTCATCAAGTCCTGCAGTGCTCCTTAAGGAGGCAATCCACGTCATAAGCTGCGGTTATGAAGACAAGACTGAGTGGGGAACTGAG CTGGGTTGGATCTATGGCTCTATCACTGAGGATATTTTGACGGGTTTCAAGATGCATTGCCGTGGCTGGAGATCTATTTACTGCATGCCAAAGAGAGCTGCATTCAAAGGTTCAGCTCCAATCAATCTATCAGACAGGTTAAACCAGGTTTTGCGTTGGGCCCTCGGGTCTGTTGAAATCTTTTTCAGCCGGCACAGCCCTCTCTGGTATGGCTACAAAGGTGGCAAACTCAAATGGCTTGAGCGTTTCGCCTACGCCAATACAACAATCTATCCGTTCACATCTATTCCACTCCTTGCCTACTGTATTCTTCCAGCCATCTGTCTCCTTACCGACAAATTCATCATGCCACCG aTAAGCACATTTGCTAGTCTCTTCTTCATCGCATTGTTCGGGTCTATCATTGCAACGGGAATCTTGGAACTGAGATGGAGCGGAGTGAGCATTGAGGAATGGTGGAGAAACGAGCAGTTCTGGGTCATTGGAGGAATCTCAGCTCATCTCTTTGCGGTTGTCCAAGGTCTCCTCAAAATCTTAGCAGGCATTGACACAAACTTCACAGTCACATCAAAGGCAACAGATGATGATGACTTTGGAGAACTTTACGCGTTCAAATGGACAACTCTGCTTATCCCTCCAACAACAGTCCTCATCATAAACATTGTTGGCGTCGTTGCAGGCATCTCGGATGCCATCAACAATGGGTATCAGTCTTGGGGACCTCTGTTTGGTaaactcttcttctccttttggGTGATTGTTCATCTCTACCCGTTCCTCAAAGGTCTGATGGGAAGACAGAACAGAACACCAACTATTGTGGTGATTTGGTCGATTTTGTTGGCGTCTATCTTCTCTTTGCTTTGGGTGAGAATTGATCCTTTTGTGATGAAGACCAAAGGACCTGACACTTCCATGTGTGGCATCAACTGCTGA
- the LOC125595032 gene encoding cellulose synthase A catalytic subunit 7 [UDP-forming] isoform X2 — MEASAGLVAGSHNRNELVVIHNHEEPKPLKNLDGQVCEICGDQIGLTVEGDLFVACNECGFPACRPCYEYERREGSQNCPQCKTRYKRLRGSPRVEGDEDEEDIDDIEDEFNIDDGQDKQKHSAESMLYGKMSYGRGPEDDENGRFPPVIAGGHSRHVSGEFPVGGGYVNGEHGLHKRVHPYASSEAGSERWDDKKEGGWRERMDDWKLQQGNLGGPEPDDDPEMGLIDEARQPLSRKVPIASSKINPYRMVIVARLVILAVFLRYRLLNPVHDALGLWLTSVICEIWFAVSWILDQFPKWFPIDRETYLDRLSLRYEREGEPNMLAPVDVFVSTVDPMKEPPLVTSNTVLSILAMDYPVEKISCYVSDDGASMLTFDSLAETAEFARKWVPFCKKFSIEPRAPEMYFTLKIDYLKDKVQPTFVKERRAMKREYEEFKVRINALVAKASKAPIEGWIMPDGTPWPGNNTKDHPGMIQVFLGSNGGFDVEGNELPRLVYVSREKRPGFQHHKKAGAMNALVRVAGVLTNAPFMLNLDCDHYVNNSKAVREAMCFLMDPQIGKKVCYVQFPQRFDGIDRHDRYANRNTVFFDINMKGLDGIQGPVYVGTGCVFKRQALYGYEPPKGPKRPKMISCGCCPCFGRRRKSKHESNGDIASLGAGAEGDKEHLMSEMNFEKKFGQSSIFVTSTLMEDGGVPPSSSPAVLLKEAIHVISCGYEDKTEWGTELGWIYGSITEDILTGFKMHCRGWRSIYCMPKRAAFKGSAPINLSDRLNQVLRWALGSVEIFFSRHSPLWYGYKGGKLKWLERFAYANTTIYPFTSIPLLAYCILPAICLLTDKFIMPPISTFASLFFIALFGSIIATGILELRWSGVSIEEWWRNEQFWVIGGISAHLFAVVQGLLKILAGIDTNFTVTSKATDDDDFGELYAFKWTTLLIPPTTVLIINIVGVVAGISDAINNGYQSWGPLFGKLFFSFWVIVHLYPFLKGLMGRQNRTPTIVVIWSILLASIFSLLWVRIDPFVMKTKGPDTSMCGINC, encoded by the exons ATGGAAGCCAGCGCCGGTCTTGTCGCCGGTTCACATAACCGTAACGAGCTTGTCGTCATTCACAACCACGAAGAG CCGAAGCCTCTAAAGAATCTAGACGGACAAGTGTGTGAGATATGCGGAGACCAGATTGGTCTGACAGTTGAAGGAGACCTGTTCGTAGCTTGCAATGAGTGTGGTTTTCCAGCGTGCAGGCCTTGCTACGAGTACGAGAGAAGAGAAGGGTCACAGAACTGTCCTCAGTGCAAGACTCGTTACAAGCGTCTCAGAG GAAGTCCGAGAGTTGAAGGGGATGAGGATGAAGAGGATATTGATGATATTGAGGACGAGTTTAACATCGATGATGGGCAAGACAAGCAGAAGCATTCTGCTGAGTCCATGCTTTATGGGAAGATGAGCTATGGAAGAGGCCCTGAGGATGATGAGAACGGGAGATTCCCACCTGTTATAGCTGGTGGCCATAGTAGACAT GTAAGTGGAGAATTTCCAGTTGGAGGAGGGTATGTGAATGGAGAACATGGGCTTCATAAGCGTGTCCATccatatgcatcatctgaagctG GGAGCGAGAGATGGGATGACAAGAAGGAGGGAGGATGGCGGGAAAGAATGGATGACTGGAAGCTCCAGCAAGGAAATCTTGGAGGACCAGAACCAGATGATGATCCTGAGATGGGACT GATCGACGAGGCGCGGCAGCCACTCTCCCGGAAAGTTCCCATTGCCTCAAGCAAGATCAATCCATACCGGATGGTCATCGTCGCTAGGCTTGTCATTCTAGCAGTTTTCCTACGGTATAGGCTCTTGAACCCCGTGCACGATGCTCTGGGGTTATGGCTGACCTCTGTGATCTGTGAAATCTGGTTCGCTGTCTCTTGGATTCTTGATCAGTTTCCCAAGTGGTTCCCCATTGATCGTGAGACCTATCTAGACCGTCTCTCCCTCAG ATACGAGAGAGAAGGTGAACCAAACATGCTTGCCCCTGTGGATGTCTTTGTTAGTACGGTGGACCCGATGAAGGAGCCTCCCCTCGTCACATCCAACACCGTGCTGTCAATCTTGGCCATGGACTACCCAGTTGAGAAAATCTCTTGCTACGTATCTGACGATGGTGCTTCCATGCTCACATTCGACTCTCTAGCAGAAACTGCTGAGTTTGCAAGAAAATGGGTTCCCTTCTGTAAGAAATTTTCCATAGAGCCAAGGGCACCGGAGATGTACTTCACGTTGAAGATTGATTATCTTAAGGATAAAGTCCAGCCAACATTCGTTAAGGAACGCCGAGCCATGAAG AGAGAGTATGAGGAGTTCAAGGTGAGGATCAATGCTCTCGTGGCGAAAGCCTCAAAGGCTCCTATAGAAGGTTGGATCATGCCGGACGGAACGCCATGGCCAGGGAATAACACGAAGGACCATCCAGGTATGATCCAAGTCTTCCTCGGCAGCAACGGAGGATTTGATGTGGAAGGAAACGAGCTCCCACGGCTTGTGTACGTGTCACGTGAGAAGCGGCCTGGTTTTCAGCACCACAAGAAAGCTGGTGCCATGAACGCTCTGGTTAGAGTAGCAGGTGTACTCACAAATGCTCCATTCATGCTGAACTTGGACTGTGATCACTATGTTAACAACAGCAAGGCCGTGAGGGAAGCAATGTGCTTTTTGATGGATCCTCAGATTGGAAAGAAGGTCTGCTATGTTCAATTCCCTCAGAGGTTCGATGGTATTGACAGGCACGATCGTTACGCCAACAGAAACACAGTCTTCTTTGAT ATCAATATGAAAGGTCTAGATGGAATCCAAGGTCCAGTTTACGTCGGTACTGGGTGTGTTTTCAAACGACAAGCTCTGTATGGTTATGAACCACCAAAGGGTCCTAAACGTCCCAAGATGATAAGCTGTGGTTGTTGTCCTTGTTTTGGGCGCCGGAGAAAGTCCAAGCATGAGTCGAATGGCGACATAGCATCCCTTGGAG CAGGAGCTGAAGGTGACAAGGAGCATCTGATGTCTGAGATGAACTTTGAGAAAAAGTTTGGGCAATCATCTATCTTTGTAACCTCAACTTTGATGGAAGACGGTGGTGTTCCTCCGTCATCAAGTCCTGCAGTGCTCCTTAAGGAGGCAATCCACGTCATAAGCTGCGGTTATGAAGACAAGACTGAGTGGGGAACTGAG CTGGGTTGGATCTATGGCTCTATCACTGAGGATATTTTGACGGGTTTCAAGATGCATTGCCGTGGCTGGAGATCTATTTACTGCATGCCAAAGAGAGCTGCATTCAAAGGTTCAGCTCCAATCAATCTATCAGACAGGTTAAACCAGGTTTTGCGTTGGGCCCTCGGGTCTGTTGAAATCTTTTTCAGCCGGCACAGCCCTCTCTGGTATGGCTACAAAGGTGGCAAACTCAAATGGCTTGAGCGTTTCGCCTACGCCAATACAACAATCTATCCGTTCACATCTATTCCACTCCTTGCCTACTGTATTCTTCCAGCCATCTGTCTCCTTACCGACAAATTCATCATGCCACCG aTAAGCACATTTGCTAGTCTCTTCTTCATCGCATTGTTCGGGTCTATCATTGCAACGGGAATCTTGGAACTGAGATGGAGCGGAGTGAGCATTGAGGAATGGTGGAGAAACGAGCAGTTCTGGGTCATTGGAGGAATCTCAGCTCATCTCTTTGCGGTTGTCCAAGGTCTCCTCAAAATCTTAGCAGGCATTGACACAAACTTCACAGTCACATCAAAGGCAACAGATGATGATGACTTTGGAGAACTTTACGCGTTCAAATGGACAACTCTGCTTATCCCTCCAACAACAGTCCTCATCATAAACATTGTTGGCGTCGTTGCAGGCATCTCGGATGCCATCAACAATGGGTATCAGTCTTGGGGACCTCTGTTTGGTaaactcttcttctccttttggGTGATTGTTCATCTCTACCCGTTCCTCAAAGGTCTGATGGGAAGACAGAACAGAACACCAACTATTGTGGTGATTTGGTCGATTTTGTTGGCGTCTATCTTCTCTTTGCTTTGGGTGAGAATTGATCCTTTTGTGATGAAGACCAAAGGACCTGACACTTCCATGTGTGGCATCAACTGCTGA
- the LOC125595124 gene encoding putative RNA-binding protein Luc7-like 1 isoform X2 — protein sequence MSETASEQGMVDEAQKVLEEAEALKKLTPRQEPAVDPTKYTAADTDQKLRLCDICGAFLSIYDRLSFFTIKQIKGEEQRARIK from the exons ATGTCAGAAACAGCCA GCGAACAAGGAATGGTTGACGAGGCGCAAAAAGTACTAGAAGAGGCTGAAGCTCTCAAGAag CTTACTCCTAGACAAGAACCTGCAGTGGATCCGACCAAGTACACTGCTGCTGAT ACAGACCAGAAGCTGCGTCTGTGTGACATATGCGGAGCATTCTTGAGCATCTATGACAGGTTAAGTTTCTTTACTATAAAACAGATCAAAGGAGAGGAGCAGAGAGCGAGAATCAAGTAA
- the LOC125595081 gene encoding gamma-tubulin complex component 2-like — MEPMTPISCPTTPRWNQDRPFLTGRFHQETRASSRFDDSKRFTPESSSNSGVEQAIGCYDTPVQELIVIDDLLSAMVGIEGRYISIKRVHGKEESIAFQVDPSMDLALQELAKRIFPLCECFLLIDQFVESSSQFKNGLVNHAFAAALRALLLDYQAMVAQLEHQFRLGRLSLQGLWFYCQPMMGSMRALAAVIHQASAKHFVGSAVLNLLQSQAKAMAGDNSVRSLLEKMTECASNAYLSILERWVYEGIIDDPYGEFFIAENRSLKKESLSQDSTAKYWSQRYSLKETIPGFLANIAATILTTGKYLNVMRECGHNVQVPISERSKLTIFGSNHHYLECIKAAHEFASKELVSLIKDKYDLIGRLRSIKHYLLLDQGDFLVHFMDIARDELNKKVHEISVEKLQSLLDLALRTTAAAADPRHEDLTCCVDRASLLTTLGMHKDLDSNSIEDPVSITGLETFSLSYKVQWPLSIVISKKALSKYQLIFRSLFHCKHVERQLCGAWQIHQGIRSMNSNGTAIRRSSLLCRSMLKFISSLLHYLTFEVLEPNWHVMHDRLQSTKSVDEVIQHHDFFLDKCLRGCLLLLPDVLKKMEKLKSVCLQYAAATQWLISSSIDINSQSHSQKTMIRDATVTESIFNFEREFNSELQSLGPVLSKGSQAEPYLTHLSQWILGVSKE; from the exons ATGGAACCAATGACGCCAATCTCGTGCCCTACGACTCCTCGCTGGAACCAAGACAGGCCCTTCCTCACTGGCCGCTTCCACCAG GAAACGAGGGCAAGCTCTAGATTTGATGATTCAAAGCGGTTTACTCCAGAATCGTCTAG CAATTCTGGAGTAGAGCAGGCAATAGGCTGCTATGACACACCGGTTCAG GAACTTATTGTCATTGATGATCTCTTGTCTGCGATGGTTGGAATTGAAGGGAgatatatatcaattaaaagAGTACACGGGAAGGAGGAGAGTATAGCTTTCCAAGTTGATCCATCTATGGATTTGGCGTTACAG GAATTGGCGAAAAGAATATTCCCTTTATGTGAATGTTTCCTGTTGATCGACCAATTTGTGGAGTCGAGCTCGCAGTTCAAGAACGGGCTAGTTAACCATGCATTTGCAGCTGCACTCAGGGCGCTCCTTCTT GATTATCAAGCCATGGTGGCACAACTGGAACATCAGTTTCGACTTGGAAGACTTTCTCTCCAAGGATTATGGTTTTACTGTCAG CCCATGATGGGATCCATGCGCGCATTGGCTGCAGTAATTCATCAGGCGTCGGCAAAGCATTTTGTGGGTTCTGCTGTGCTTAATCTCTTGCAGAGTCAG GCTAAAGCGATGGCTGGTGATAACTCAGTGAGGTCATTGTTAGAGAAAATGACGGAGTGTGCAAGCAATGCATACCTGAGCATATTGGAAAG GTGGGTCTATGAAGGGATCATTGATGATCCGTATGGGGAATTTTTCATTGCTGAGAACAGATCTCTTAAAaag GAGAGCCTTAGTCAGGACTCTACGGCTAAATATTGGAGCCAAAGATACAGCCTCAAGGAGACTATTCCTGGCTTCCTTGCAAACATTGCTGCAACAATATTGACGACAGGGAAATATCTAAACGTTATGAGAGAATGTGGGCACAATGTTCAG GTTCCCATCTCAGAGAGATCTAAGTTGACAATATTTGGTTCTAATCATCACTATCTTGAATGCATAAAGGCTGCTCACGAATTTGCCAGTAAAGAGCTTGTTAGTCTCATCAAGGATAAG TATGACCTCATTGGAAGGCTTCGATCTATAAAGCACTATCTTCTTCTCGACCAG GGTGATTTCTTGGTTCATTTTATGGACATCGCTCGAGATGAGCTCAACAAAAAAGTGCATGAAATATCTGTTGAAAAGTTGCAG tCTTTGCTAGATCTTGCTCTACGTACTACAGCGGCTGCAGCAGATCCTCGCCACGAGGATTTGACTTGTTGTGTG GATCGAGCTTCATTGCTTACGACTTTGGGAATGCACAAGGACCTTGATAGCAATAGTATAGAGGACCCTGTGAGCATCACTGGCCTAGAGACATTTTCCTTGAGCTACAAG GTTCAGTGGCCACTATCTATTGTCATATCAAAGAAAGCTCTGTCAAAGTACCAGTTGATTTTCCGCTCTCTTTTTCATTGCAAACATGTGGAGCGCCAGCTTTGTGGTGCTTGGCAGATACATCAA GGGATCCGGTCTATGAACTCTAACGGTACAGCAATTCGTAGATCATCACTTCTCTGTCGTAGCATGCTTAAATTCATCAGTAGCCTTCTACATTATCTTACTTTCGAG GTTCTCGAACCAAATTGGCATGTGATGCATGATAGACTACAATCGACAAAGAGCGTAGATGAG GTGATACAGCATCACGACTTCTTTCTTGATAAATGTCTGAGAGGATGCTTGCTTCTTTTACCTGATGTCCTCAAG AAAATGGAGAAGTTGAAATCGGTGTGCCTGCAATATGCTGCTGCTACACAGTGGCTGATATCATCGTCCATCGACATCAATAGCCAGTCTCATTCCCAGAAGACAATGATAAGAGACGCAACCGTCACAGAGTCCATATT CAATTTCGAAAGGGAATTCAACTCGGAGTTGCAGAGCTTAGGACCAGTCTTGAGCAAAGGCTCTCAGGCTGAGCCATACTTGACTCATCTCTCCCAGTGGATCCTTGGTGTTTCGAAAGAATGA